Below is a window of Conger conger chromosome 16, fConCon1.1, whole genome shotgun sequence DNA.
GGTTGGCGTGCTAACCCATGTGATAATTCTGGGCCAATAATAAACAATTCCAAATTGTGCACGTGGAGATATCCAAACTGTAGCTATCTCCCCAGTTCAGAGGCGCGTTGTCACCGCGGAAAACAACCCCGATCTGAACAGAAAGTAACCAAGTGAACTGAATTGGCAGCTGCctgatataaataattattcaaaCTATTGAAACGCAAAAAACATCAGATAAAACTAGTGGGTTGTTGGTTGTCTGCGTGGCAGTATTCCTGCGTTGATTAGTAAGGTGGAGTCAACTCCTTGCCCACTGCAAGGGCTCACTCCCCTAAGGAAGTGGCTGGTTCGGTAGTTTCTGCGTGCAAGTTCTTCATTTGGATACCGCAGTATTTAATTTGATCAAATTTCACAGATTAATGCACACGTCTCTGACAAAGCCAGATTTCAGCAACGGTGGATTCCAGTTTTTGGGAAAACTATTTCTGTTGGCCGACTTAAAAAAGACTTAATGCTAATTAAAATTAAGCATTTTTGGGATTACTTTGGCTTACGacgggttttatttattttacttttcgcCTTGGCTGTCCCCTGCGCCTTTCTGGTACGTGTTTGGACAAAGTCgcaggaaaaagaaagaaatgtccCATAACGGAAAAGATGCACCTGCTCCCGATGAGTAAGTAGCAATTGGCGAACATATGGGACTGCTTTGAGTAGATCCATATTCTCATGTTACTAACGACGAGCTGGTTAAATTATCAGTGTTAAACTACATGGTTGATTTCTGGAAGCTATTGTTAATTCTTTAACGTAGATTtaaccaaaatattttatatttttatattaaaaatacgACAAAAATGACCCATCTTGGCTTAGAATTCCACTGCGTTTATTAGGCCGAACACTACGTTTGTGATCAGATTTTATGTTAGATGTAGCAAGATATGTGCTTTAATTCTGACATTGTCTTTCATagcctcaaatgtttttttttcactagAAACGTTCAAGAAACTATGCTTCAAGTTTTATTGAATTTTAATCTTCATTTTAACATCACCTTCCTGTACGTCCGTGTCCGCGATACGTTTACTGTGAAAGAATTCTGCTGTCAAAGGTGTGTTAGTCCTACTTTATCTTAAGACACTTATGGAACAAGAAAATAGAGCAGGTGTTTAACATAATTGCCTCACTATGCGGTGGCCTGTACAAATTACGACTTTTTTACCCGGTCAAATTGAGTCCAGCCTATATTAAGAATTACAAATGAGCAACATTTActgaatgaaatgtatttacttCCATTATTTTACCTACATGTTTCATGCGCAAAGTATCTGTAACTGTGCGCTGCTGTACAATCCCTctgtgccagcttgaccagcataaaaaaaaaaaaattgagctggtctagcttggTATGAGCTGAGTTGGCTAagttggtcataaagctgggTTTCTGTGCCAGACCAGCACAGTCGTGATTAGATTTCCCCTGCCCCAGGGCCCACTTCAGCGATGTCTGAGCCTCTGAACAGTTCACggttcagtgtctgtgaaatgtCATCTGTGCCAGGTGTCCAGTGCATTCCCCGCTCAAGTGCACCTAGAATTTTACTGATGAACATATATGTAGCATGTACCTTGCAGCATGTGCCAATGCAAGCATTCAGGCCTATGTGTGGTTACTTCATGCTACGTCCTTTTACAAATATCCAGTCCCATGTTGCATGGGATTTTGGGTTTGTTTGGACTACAGATCCCATGATGCTTTTGTGATAGGGTGGCCTGTACCGTAGTGGTCGGTGGTCGGTGGTTTgagccggtgtagccacaataagatccacacagccattgggcccttgagcaaggcataattttgcattgctccaggggaggattgtctcctgcttagtctaaaatcaaataagtcgctttggatgaaagcgtcagccaaataatatgtaatataagaCGGTACTTCCTGTGATGCCTTGGGGACGTTGTAGCTGATATTGTAAACTGATTCTGCTCATGTCGCCTTGGGGCGACatgactcaggcagtaagagcagtcgtctggcagttggagggttgccggttcgatcccccgcccgggctgtgtcgaagtgtccctgagtaagacgcctaacccccaaatgacgagctggtcggcgccttgcatggcagccaattgccgtcggtgtgtgagtgtgtgtatgaatgggtgaatgagaagcatcaattgtacagcgctttggatgaaggcgctatataaatgccaacaatttaccatttaggtATAGAGTGCTATCAGACATCAGGAGGTATAGAGTTGTCTCCTCTACAGCTCCTCACAGATCAGCCTGCAGGCCTGTCTGGAAGAATGCATGGAGGCGGTGGATCTCTTCCTCAACAATCACTTCTCTGAGAGTCTGGACAAGCTACGGCCTCGGTGAGAGCAACCCCCCCGTACTCTTCATCTCCTCAAATCTCCTCTCCCCTTTCCCAACATCCATCCCTGCATAATGGGTATGATAAATTCATTACACGACATTTGACGGTGAccgtgggaaatgtagtccgcAACATTGACTTTGCAACGGTTCACATTGAgagcacatgcacagacatcgCTCAAGCTGAAGTTCCTGCACTCCTGAGACGCCACTCATCAGGGAGCCTAGGAACACTTCTACACTGCAGCATACTCCGGGAGAGCTTGCGATGTGTGCCGTTTGGTGTGTGACTCCtgttaggtgtgtgtatggtgtgtagtgttcggtgtgtgtgtgtgtgtgtgtgtagagaaagagagagaaattgcGGCCTGCTCCCTCCTGTCATCCAGGACCAGGATGTGGCTTGTTTGCCCAAGCTGACGCCCAGTGGCCCAGTTTACACTAGGGTGGaactgagagaaggagagagagggaaacagagggagagggagtgacagGGTGATGAAGGCCACCTGGGGGTGGTGTCGAAATGAAGCAGGAGGGGAGATGTGTGGaaggaggagaggcagggcaAAAtaagggatggggggggggagattaaaatgttttctctcttcttcaATGCTTAAGTGCATCATCTTTCCTTCAGCATAGCGCACGGTGTGTGGCAGCACTTTAACCTCTTCTGAGCTACACTGAAAGCACGGAGGGCCCTGGCACCATGATCTTTGTGTACTACCAAAAACCAGATGTCAGTTTATCGTTGATGTCCAATCCACTCACAGTATTGTTGTGCTGTTATACCATCATAGCACAAACCTGTAGTTTGCTTCAGAGATGAACGCGTGCGTTCGCCTTGTTTCAGTGTGAACGAGAGCATGTACCATGCGCTCATATACGCCACGGTGCTGGAGATGCAGGCCATGATGACGTTCCAGCACGATGACATCGTCCAGGCTGGGAACACCATGAAGAGTGCCCAGGAGGTCTGCCAGAGGTGGGACCagcttcacacacacgctcaacacacacacctatacgtGCTGACGCGCATTCAGTTCAGTGGGtgcccatacacacatgcacacaaacacacacaacccttgGATAAATGCAGGGGACTGAGAGGAAAATGGAGTTGACCAGTGTCTGTGGTATAATTCCATTGTTGGAAAATGAAACCGTTGTATTGAATGGGCTCTAAATGCATATCTCTCAGAATTAGCCAGCTTTACACTGCTGGCGTGAAGCCTGCCGAACAGGGTCCTGGTGAGGTTATTGCACCACCCATAGACCACACTTTCAAAATGCAACGGAGTGTTCTGCGTATTGGGCAAACCCCGTGAGAAGGGTTTGCTCAtttcaaggggaaaaaaaaacaaggtccCACAGACCatgtggttctccaggaccaggcttCTTACCAACCCCCCTGTAGCCCCCCAATGAGTGCAGAAGCCACTGAGAGAACCACATAAAAACTCCCAAGCCCTTGCCTGTGGTTTTGTGGTGTTTGTTCTAGTGTGTCTATTTGCTTTCACAGTCCTATCAGTGTTGGTCACATGGTGTGGAAGCTGGGAGAATGATTCATACCCGGGCCCTGTGTCTTCtctgcattctttagccttagCATCCACCACTCGTGTGTTCGTGCAGTCCTCTGTTCAGTACACAATGCGGGTGTCATGTTTCAAGGCTGTACAGTCTGTCTCTGTGTACCATCCGCCCAGCTCTGAGCCACACATATCCTGTTCCGCCATTTCATGAATGTGAACATGCCATGAACATGTTTATCAGGGTCCGGTTGCTGAACTCTTATTGTGGAATTTGAGATGAAATTGGTGCTCTTGCCAAGGGCCATCATGGTTTACAGCGGGGATGACTAGCACTGCTCCCTGAAGACCCACAGGGTCTACTGGGCTTTGTTATTACCAGTGGCGGCTGGTCCGTTGAACTTCGCCTTCACACACCGGTTTGGTTGTTCACTttttaacccccccctcccttttctTAATTTGAAATGCCAAATCATCATGGTCACACTATGATCCTCATCCCACAAGTACGCGCTCTTCACCAAagcatgtgatgtcactgccaCTCCTTCTCATACTGTGGTTAAGACGGGCTGTCACAGATATAGAGGTGAAGGTACTTCTTGTGCAGCTCAGCGGGCGTACTGCAAACATCTGATCTGCCAATGGGTTTCATCACTGGTGTGGGATGGGTCATTGTCATCCTAGCCAACTGAGACACACTAGTGGTACTTCtaataccagaccatggggtcaATCCATGCTGGGGAACAGAGCTTTACCAGGATGAGCCTTCCGGCAGGCCGAGGTAGCCATTTCCGTTTGTACGTTGTTTTCCTCCAATGTATACAAACTATAGCAGGGCACATTCTTTGTGTTGAAAGTCTTGTAAAAGAATGGCAAACTCCTGTACTTCCAGTTTCCTTACCATCCTTTAGCAAACACCCATCTCCCAAGACTTTGAAGACTTTGACCGTATAGGAGTAGTGGCCTGTTGCCCCCTGATTAacccatattttatttttatttttaatgtatttcttttttgctgttttttttttttttgtgtacccTCTTGCACTGAGGTGGTAAGTCATGTCACAGACCCTAATTAACATTTCCGCcaatgtggtgtgtttgtgtttctccagGTTCAGGAGGAAGTCCCTGAGCTTGTCCAGTAAATCATCTGCAGACGCCCTCACAGAAGGTAGAGATTGCGTAGCTGGGTAGTCACTGCTCAGCACTGCTGGAGCCTGCATGTATTCTTAGGCTGAAGTAGCAGAGGTGCATTGTGGATAATAGCATTGTCATTGATACCAGCCCGTACATCCAGCCCGTTTAATTCATTATATTCCAGCACCCTGGGGATGTCAGGTGGTGCATGCACCTAAATCCCCTGTTCCTGTGACGCTCCCCACAGTCTGGAGTAAAAGCATGCCCGGCCCGGGCCAGTGCTATGGCCTCCTGCCAGGCCCTGGGAGTGTTTCAGCTTCCTGTGTCACTGCTCATtcggctgacgcttttatccaaagcgacttacagttgatgagactaagcaggagacaatcctcccctggtgcaatgcggggttaagggcccttgctcaagggcccaacggctgtgcggatcttattgtggctacaccggggatcgaaccgccaacctcgTGGggcccagtgatgtaccttaaccagtacgctacagactgccctgCTCAAGAGTGACCCCTGTGGTGGGCTGGGGTCCTGCAGTCAGCTGTGGGAGGACTGTTGTCCTCTGGGCCAATGGGTGGGCAGCTCGGGGGACTGCAGTGGGATGAAGCAGCAGTTTGCTCCCTGCTTTTCAGAGTCTGCACGCCTGCAGATATGATTATGCATTACAAAATGGGGGaggaacaacattttttttaacattaatttcaaTTTAGACGTGTATTTATCCTTGTGGGTTGTTCGATCATGtttttgatttgtgtgtgtgtgtgtgggtatgtatgtgtgtgtgtgtgtgtgtgtgtgggtatgggtatgtgtgtatatatatgtgtgtgtgtgtgtgtgtgtgtgtgtgtgtgtgtgtgtgtgtgtttgtgtgtgtgtgtgtgtcctccctcacagagcagcttcaTGCTGAAGTGTGCTATGCCGAGTGCTTACTCCATAGAGCCGCCCTCACGTTTTTGCAGGtgagttgaaatgaaatgagagCTGTTACACCACAGAGGTGGACCCATAGCAATGCGTGAGATACCCCTGCTTATCGGTTTGCATTTCTCACACTGAGGCAGATCTCCTGGCCAGCTCTTTGGATCAAACTcagggttgggcagtgtggGTTAATGTACTGAGGGATTAAGCCGCAGATTCGGTTAGTGACAGATTTAAAGCAAAGGGCCTCTGAAGTGACTTTAACTCCAAAAGATTATTTCAATTAGGCAATTAAGGGTCAAGGTACGAGAACGCCAACGGACCCTGCGGCTCTTGAGGATGGGAAGTGTTCCTTCCCTCTGTCTAACTGGACAGTAATTCAACAATACGTGGAAACGGTCAATGGGAAACCGTTCAGACTCTTTACTGGGATGAACATGGCACACCTTATCCTTGAAGGAAAGGTCTAGAAATGTTTTCTCCGTCTCACCGAGCACTTCttgtctctgtgtttgagcAATGCTGTTCATTTACCTTCTATGCATGTAAGGCTAGATTTGGCTTCTTAGCGAAATTGatgaaacaacttttttttttctctctctttcacaacAAGTCTTCCttagattgttttatttcttcctTCAGGATGAAAACATGGTGAATTTCATTAAAGGAGGAATCAAAATACGCAGCAGCTACCTGATTTATAAGTACGAGTCCAGGAATGAGAGCCTGCAATGGCTGGAGTCAAAAACAGACTGCCTTTGTTTGTGAGGGCCGGTGACCAAtggttggggaaaaaaacaaacaaaaaaaaccttttcaatagaatttatttaatgaaaaaacacatgTCAAGATCACAGCGAAGTGCAAATCTACAGTATTTGCTGGCCCTGGTTGTGGACTTTTCTGACACAAATGGTTTAATCCAGTTTTTAATCATTGTTTTAGAATGATTACCTGCTGTGTGCTGCTGGTGTTTGCTTTGACATTTTGACCTTTTGTCtcctgtggggttttttttcagggAGCTCCACGCTTTAATTCAGGCTCACCACTCACTCAGAGGACCCAACCACCTTCACTTGGAGGGAGGGGTGTCCTTCGGGATTGGAGCTTTCAACTTGGTATGCCCCAGAAGTACattaatacagtattttaatgtgtattacattacattacattacaggcatttggcagacgctcttatccagagcgacgtactgtttattagactaagcaggagacaattctcccctagagcaatgcagggttaagggtacGGGTTACTGTATGAACTTTAGAACTTCATTCTGTATTGGGGGTCTGTGGTCAGTCAGACTCCCATAATTCATCACTTTTGTATTCTCCcagactctgtctctgtttcctcCCCGGATTCTCAGACTTCTGGAGTTTGCTGGATTCTCTGGAGATAAGGTATGCTACTGAATCCCAATCAGTATGGACCTGTATCTATGTACAGGAGTGTGGCCTCTTACAGCCAACCAAGTCCGGTCAACCTGACAGGGTATGGAATCGGAAGTATTCCATTAATATAAAATGGCCACTGCAAAACGCAAACGAGTGAcactaaaaaaaatgttttaatgatttGAAAGGTTTAAGGAACTTAGCAACTGCAGAGTAGCCTACCAAGAAAGCACCAGGACAAAATTCCCTGTTGGATGGAAGTGAGAAGCAgacaaataattttaaatccaGCAAAGGTCACTGGTTCTGTGAAGTTCTACTGTATAggattatatacactcactgagcactttatttggtatttattagacttatttttatttttagacttattagacttattggtcttctgctgctgtagcctatccaaagGCATCTGTAGCTgttttgcactattctctgcaaaccctagagactgttgtgcatgtaaatcacaggaaatcagcagtttctgagatactcaaactaccctctctgccaccaacaatcattccacggtcaaagtaatttattccccattctgacatttggtctgaacaacagctgaacctcttgaccatatcggtatgcttttattcatttagttgctgcctcatgattggctgaataaatatttgcattaacaacctggtgtactggtctacctaataaagttcccactgagtgtatatttatagcACTTTGTTCTCTTATACCGACCCAGTTTGTAGAAATGTTCGGTCTTATAGACAGGATGTGCCcttgtacattttacatgatATCTTTGCCCAAGAAAATATTCTCTGTTCATGCACTTCCTTGTGTGCATGCCATTGGGCAGCATGGTGGCGCTGTGGGTAGCGCTGTCATAAGGAGGAGGTTGTGGGGTCGACTCCCAGCCGGCCCAATCCTCTCTGCGTGGAGGTTGCATGTTCACCCCGTGTTCACATGGGTTCCTCTGGGTGCTCCGGATTCCTCccacaaacaaaacatgtagcccagggactacagatgaaaactAGCCTTCCCCCGCAACTCtggcacatatacacaaatgTTGTTTGTGACGAAATGATGCGCGTTGTCCCTGcaatgtaaacaaataaaatgaaatacaaattgTGCATCATTTTGAGCGCACAATTTTCTGCCTCTCCCTGTGCAGGAATACGGGCTGTCTCAGCTGCAGGAGGGAGCCACTTCTCTGAACCTGCGCTCCATGCTGTGTGCCCTACTGCTCCTGTGTCACTACACCTTCCTGTCCTTCATCCTGGGTAATGTCCCACAGGCCACTCCAACCCCAATGCATCTCACAAAGACACAACACCGCCATTGTGGTATCGTGTGTTAACCCCAATGCATCTCACAAAGACACAACACCGCCATTGTGGTATCGTGTGTTAACCCCAATGCATCTCACAAAGACACAACACCGCCATTGTGGTATCGTGTGTTAACCCCCATACATCtcacaaaaaaaatgcacacTTCCCTTATGTGTGGGATACATGTCATCTTACTGTGCCGTTGGTGACATTAACGGAAGGACCCTGAGTTATGTGCTGAAGCTGACCCTgtgttttctcctctctcccccgtaGGGACCGGTGAGGGGGAAGTGACTGACGCAGAGAGGCTGCTGAAGCCATTCCGGGTCCGATACCCGCACGTGCGTGACATCACCgtctgctgcacacacacacacacacacacgcgcacacatacacgcacacacgcacgcacgcacacacacacacacacacacacacacgcactcatacccgCACATacgtacaagcacacacacacacgcacacacacacacgcacacacgcataccggCACATacgtacaagcacacacacacacacacacacacacacccacacatacccgCACATGCGTACAAGCACACCCGCAcatacatacaagcacacacacacacacgggcatacACATACCTGTGctcttacaaacacacacacgtacactctcacatgaatacatacacacaaacatcacatgacattaatggcatttggcagacactcttatccaaagcaatgcacagttgattagactaagcaggagacaatcctcccctggagcaatgctcgGTTAagggccaacagctgtgcggatcttattgtggctacaccagggatcgaaccactgaccttgcgggtcccagtcagttaaccactacgctacaggcggtcctacagacatactgtacacaagcacactcacacaaccaagAACATGGTTCTGCTGAATTCACCCAGTGGCAGAAAGTCTATGCTACTGCCCTACCTTTGAGCTTGGACATACACCAGGCATCCATTATGCACACAGCTGTGCttttgggcagtgtgtgtgtgtaaacttaGACAACATAGATCTGCCAGGAAAACTGGCGCAGCGAAACACATTGGTGATTAATACAAGGTCTCTGCCCCCCCGCAGGGTGCTATATTCCTGTTCTTTGCAGGACGGGCGGAGGAGATCAAAGGGAACATTGACGAGGTGAGCCTCACAGTTTGGTTCAGTTGTTCAGTTTCAGTAAGAGCTACATCTATTGCTCATGCTGCTAGTCAGTTTTCTCTCCAGGACTTCTGTGGAACTATGCTGAGAAATACACTTGTGACTTGACTGTGAGCTTTCTCCAAGGCAATAGCCACTTTTAAGgcctaataaaaataatataggaGCTTACTAAATGTGTTGCTATACTGTAAGTCAAAATGTATGAGGACATTTGTACATGATGTCTTACAGAAGTATTTTGTAGCAGTAGttcaattaattttgttttccatgtgtatgtttttatatccttcaaaattgtattaaatggaa
It encodes the following:
- the LOC133114592 gene encoding tetratricopeptide repeat protein 39A-like, whose product is MSHNGKDAPAPDDSSQISLQACLEECMEAVDLFLNNHFSESLDKLRPRVNESMYHALIYATVLEMQAMMTFQHDDIVQAGNTMKSAQEVCQRFRRKSLSLSSKSSADALTEEQLHAEVCYAECLLHRAALTFLQDENMVNFIKGGIKIRSSYLIYKELHALIQAHHSLRGPNHLHLEGGVSFGIGAFNLTLSLFPPRILRLLEFAGFSGDKEYGLSQLQEGATSLNLRSMLCALLLLCHYTFLSFILGTGEGEVTDAERLLKPFRVRYPHGAIFLFFAGRAEEIKGNIDEAVALFEDGCRAQQAWKQFHHMCYWELMWCFTYKRIWKMAYFYADLLSQESRWSKAMYVYMKAAFLSMLPPEEARPFGDNEVELFRRVPSFKQKIAGKSPPTEKFAIRKARRYKASSPVRLPVPVLEMMYMWNGFTMISKRPELTMGMMETLVEAERTLHDNPVNEYNVDDHCVIQLLKGLCLKNQGQTQAAEDCFDKVYRSEKKIRFDHYLVPNALLELSLLYIDQGRREQAVKLLQKAKNSYKEYSMESRTQFRIHAALSKLQADTTDTDEGTYL